A window from Kovacikia minuta CCNUW1 encodes these proteins:
- a CDS encoding Uma2 family endonuclease, producing the protein MYQTDPPRPASEVLPTMYDLPSEDPEESGVPDEFHSFQPQLLRETCCPQGYSTDEIFIGTDINLFYDVRHSLWQKRPDWFLVLGVARAQQQREIRLSYVVWQEGVTPFLVIELLSPGTEAEDLGQTLREIHQPPTKWQVYEQILRIPYYAVFDRYQNQLRVFQLVATRYQEKELSDQRFWFEEIGLGLGVWQGAYQATEGLWLRWYDATKRWLPYPNERAEQERQRAERLATRLRELGVDPDQI; encoded by the coding sequence ATGTACCAGACTGATCCACCTCGTCCTGCCAGCGAAGTGCTGCCCACGATGTACGATCTTCCCAGCGAAGACCCAGAGGAGTCTGGCGTGCCCGATGAGTTTCACAGCTTTCAACCCCAGTTGTTGCGAGAAACCTGCTGCCCTCAAGGCTATTCCACTGACGAGATATTTATTGGAACAGATATTAACCTCTTCTACGATGTCCGCCATTCCCTTTGGCAGAAACGCCCAGACTGGTTTTTAGTCTTAGGGGTAGCTCGCGCTCAACAACAGCGAGAGATACGCTTGAGCTATGTGGTTTGGCAAGAAGGGGTAACCCCTTTTCTTGTGATCGAGCTACTTTCACCAGGTACAGAAGCAGAAGATCTGGGACAAACCCTGAGAGAAATTCACCAACCGCCAACCAAGTGGCAGGTCTATGAGCAAATTTTGCGAATTCCCTACTATGCCGTTTTCGATCGCTACCAGAATCAACTTCGAGTATTTCAATTAGTGGCAACCCGGTATCAGGAAAAAGAACTTTCAGACCAACGATTCTGGTTTGAGGAAATTGGATTAGGATTGGGAGTTTGGCAGGGAGCATATCAAGCAACAGAGGGACTCTGGTTACGTTGGTATGATGCCACCAAACGATGGTTACCCTACCCTAACGAACGGGCAGAACAGGAACGCCAGCGGGCCGAGCGTCTGGCAACTCGATTAAGGGAATTGGGCGTTGATCCTGATCAGATATAG
- a CDS encoding glycosyltransferase family 4 protein has protein sequence MNVLHLNQSDLAGGGAAIAGYRLHQGLLAAGIDSNLLVGTATIDHSRINRIPRQPFLEDKLYRLTSRLGLNYLNVVSSFGIPNYPSYQAADILNFHNLHTGYFNYLAIPVLTKPKPAVYTLHDMWSFTGHCAYSYDCDRWQTGCGSCPYPSVYPEILRDNTALEWKLKNWLYQRSDLTIVALSQWLTDRVQQSMLNRFPIHTIPNGIDTQAYQPLDPQQCRAVLGLPAGKRVLLFGAQKLKDTRKGGDLLVKALQCLPDSLKQEIVLLTLGESGAEIADMVGMPTLDLGYVNSDRLKSIAYSAADLFVFPTRADNVPLVLQESMACGTPMVSFKVGGVPDLVRPGVTGYLATPENTTDFCDGIVQLLEDHALRAQMSHHCREIALREYPLELQAQRYIELYQQILAKG, from the coding sequence ATGAACGTCTTGCATCTTAACCAATCGGATCTGGCAGGGGGAGGAGCCGCGATCGCGGGGTACCGCCTGCACCAGGGGTTATTGGCTGCGGGAATTGATTCCAATCTGCTGGTAGGAACTGCCACGATCGACCATTCCCGGATCAATCGAATTCCCCGCCAACCTTTCCTGGAAGACAAACTTTACCGCCTCACCTCTCGCCTCGGATTGAACTATCTCAACGTCGTTAGCTCCTTCGGAATTCCTAATTACCCTTCCTATCAAGCGGCAGACATTCTCAACTTTCACAACCTGCATACCGGCTACTTCAATTACCTGGCGATTCCAGTGTTGACGAAACCCAAGCCTGCGGTTTATACCCTGCACGATATGTGGAGTTTTACAGGGCATTGTGCCTATAGCTACGACTGCGATCGCTGGCAGACGGGCTGTGGTTCCTGTCCCTATCCCAGCGTTTATCCCGAAATTTTAAGGGACAATACTGCCCTGGAATGGAAGCTCAAAAACTGGCTTTACCAGCGGTCTGACCTGACCATTGTGGCGCTGAGCCAATGGCTGACTGATCGGGTTCAGCAAAGTATGCTGAATCGGTTTCCCATCCATACCATTCCCAATGGCATTGACACCCAAGCTTACCAACCCCTGGACCCCCAACAATGCCGTGCTGTATTAGGGCTACCAGCGGGTAAGCGGGTGCTGCTGTTTGGGGCACAAAAGCTGAAAGACACCCGTAAAGGGGGAGATTTGCTGGTCAAAGCACTGCAATGCTTACCCGATTCCCTCAAGCAAGAGATTGTCTTGCTGACGCTGGGGGAAAGCGGGGCTGAAATTGCAGACATGGTGGGCATGCCGACGCTAGATTTAGGTTACGTCAACAGCGATCGCCTGAAGTCGATCGCCTATTCGGCAGCAGATTTGTTTGTGTTTCCCACCCGCGCGGACAATGTGCCGCTGGTGCTCCAGGAAAGTATGGCGTGTGGCACCCCAATGGTTTCCTTCAAAGTAGGTGGGGTTCCAGATCTGGTACGTCCAGGGGTAACGGGTTACCTGGCCACCCCTGAAAATACCACTGATTTCTGTGATGGCATTGTGCAACTGCTGGAAGATCACGCCCTCCGCGCCCAAATGAGCCATCACTGCCGAGAAATTGCCCTGCGCGAATATCCTCTGGAACTCCAGGCACAGCGGTATATTGAGCTATATCAGCAGATTCTTGCTAAAGGGTAA
- a CDS encoding B12-binding domain-containing radical SAM protein translates to MTATLKDFETPIPESAPGKAPYVPRNFRRILCVFPKYSRSFGTFDNAYPLLGRVKAFMPPQGILIVAAYLPQTWEIRFIDENIKPAKPGDYKWADAVIVSGMHIQRPRINRINEIAHRYGKITVVGGPSVSGCPEYYPDFDLLHLGELGDATDRLIEYLDLHPDRPAQQIRFETKERLPLNEFPIPAYHLVNLNHYFIANVQYSSGCPYRCEFCDIPELYGRNPRLKEPEQITAELDAMLASGNLRAVYFVDDNFVGDRRAALKLLPHLIEWQKRNGYPVQFACEATLNLAQHKELLALMREAYFCTVFCGIETPETDALKSISKQQNLMGGMSILEAIKTLNSYGMEVVSGIIMGLDTDTADTGDRILEFIRLSNMPMLTINLLHALPKTPLWRRLEAEGRLNFDAHRESNVEFLMPYEEVVEMWRRCITQAYEPDFLYERFAYNMQHTYPNRIKPPLSPARLSKKNIRKGLWILGNLILRIGVFSNYRRTFWKMAGPKLKAGKIENLIHIGLVGHHLITFAQECGQGKQSASFYSQQVKEPLHSRVKLLAR, encoded by the coding sequence ATGACTGCTACGCTCAAGGACTTTGAAACCCCCATTCCCGAAAGCGCGCCAGGTAAAGCCCCCTATGTGCCGCGTAACTTTCGCCGAATTCTTTGTGTATTTCCCAAGTACAGTCGGTCTTTTGGCACCTTTGATAATGCCTACCCCCTCTTAGGCAGAGTGAAGGCATTTATGCCACCTCAGGGCATCCTGATTGTGGCTGCCTATTTGCCTCAAACATGGGAGATTCGATTCATTGACGAAAATATCAAGCCCGCTAAGCCTGGCGACTACAAATGGGCAGATGCGGTAATTGTCAGCGGGATGCATATTCAACGTCCCAGAATTAACCGGATCAATGAAATTGCCCATCGCTACGGCAAAATTACGGTTGTAGGAGGACCGTCTGTTTCGGGATGCCCGGAGTATTATCCCGACTTTGATTTGCTACACCTGGGGGAACTGGGAGATGCCACCGATCGCCTGATCGAATATCTTGACCTGCACCCCGATCGTCCCGCCCAACAGATTCGATTTGAGACCAAAGAGCGTCTGCCCCTGAACGAATTTCCCATCCCAGCCTATCATTTAGTCAACTTAAACCATTACTTCATTGCCAATGTGCAGTACTCCAGCGGTTGCCCCTATCGGTGTGAGTTTTGCGATATTCCCGAACTTTACGGACGCAATCCCCGCTTAAAGGAACCAGAACAGATCACGGCTGAGCTTGATGCCATGCTGGCGTCAGGCAATTTGAGAGCTGTCTACTTTGTCGATGACAACTTTGTTGGCGATCGACGCGCAGCCCTGAAGCTATTACCCCACCTGATTGAGTGGCAGAAGCGGAACGGCTACCCCGTCCAGTTTGCCTGTGAAGCAACCCTCAATCTGGCACAACACAAGGAATTACTGGCATTGATGCGGGAGGCCTATTTCTGCACCGTCTTTTGTGGCATTGAAACCCCCGAAACCGATGCCCTCAAATCCATTTCCAAACAACAAAATCTAATGGGGGGAATGTCGATTTTGGAAGCGATCAAAACCCTCAACAGTTATGGGATGGAGGTTGTTTCCGGGATCATCATGGGGTTGGATACGGATACAGCCGATACGGGCGATCGTATTCTGGAATTCATTCGACTTTCCAACATGCCCATGCTCACCATTAACCTGCTCCATGCATTGCCCAAAACTCCCCTATGGCGCAGATTGGAAGCAGAAGGGCGACTGAATTTTGATGCCCATCGGGAGTCCAATGTCGAATTCCTCATGCCCTACGAAGAGGTCGTAGAAATGTGGCGACGCTGTATTACCCAGGCATACGAGCCAGACTTTCTCTACGAACGGTTTGCCTACAACATGCAGCACACCTATCCCAATCGAATTAAACCGCCCTTAAGCCCAGCCAGGTTGTCGAAGAAAAATATTCGCAAAGGTTTGTGGATTCTAGGAAACCTGATCCTGCGAATTGGCGTTTTTAGCAACTACCGCAGAACTTTTTGGAAAATGGCAGGACCAAAACTCAAAGCAGGCAAGATCGAAAACCTGATTCACATCGGTCTGGTTGGGCACCATCTGATTACCTTTGCCCAGGAATGTGGACAGGGCAAACAATCCGCTTCATTCTACTCCCAACAAGTGAAAGAACCCCTCCACTCTCGCGTCAAATTACTGGCACGGTAA
- a CDS encoding DUF1919 domain-containing protein has protein sequence MSIKTTLKTYRNQFVKTLVRSQLRNKNFTIISNNCWGGEVYREFGLPYQTPFVGLFLFAPCYIQLLQNPRTYLEQTLRFITCSKYQPANEARKQGIWDLYPIGLLGDAIEIHFMHYASETEAREKWIRRSQRINWNNQDRIFFKFCDRELCTNQLLIEFDQLKYAHKVCFTSQPHPTLRSAVWIEECKQDESVVDGGELYRIGKKYFDVIDWLNGGSGQIKLTRSASCPPTF, from the coding sequence ATGTCAATCAAAACAACACTCAAAACATATCGGAATCAGTTCGTTAAAACGCTAGTGCGTTCTCAACTAAGAAATAAAAATTTTACAATCATCTCCAATAACTGTTGGGGAGGAGAGGTTTATCGAGAGTTTGGTTTGCCCTATCAAACGCCCTTCGTAGGATTATTTCTATTTGCTCCCTGTTATATCCAGCTTTTACAGAACCCCAGAACTTATTTGGAACAGACGCTTCGATTTATTACCTGTTCAAAATATCAACCTGCTAATGAGGCAAGAAAACAAGGAATCTGGGATTTGTATCCGATCGGGTTACTTGGTGATGCGATCGAAATTCATTTTATGCACTATGCAAGTGAAACGGAAGCGAGGGAGAAATGGATCAGAAGATCTCAGCGAATTAACTGGAACAATCAGGACAGAATATTTTTTAAGTTCTGCGATCGTGAACTTTGCACAAACCAATTACTCATAGAATTCGATCAACTAAAGTACGCCCATAAAGTTTGCTTTACCAGTCAACCTCATCCCACTTTACGCTCGGCTGTTTGGATAGAGGAATGTAAGCAAGATGAATCGGTTGTTGACGGTGGAGAACTTTACCGGATTGGTAAAAAATACTTTGATGTGATTGATTGGTTGAATGGAGGCAGCGGTCAAATTAAGTTGACCCGTTCCGCATCTTGTCCCCCTACCTTCTAA
- a CDS encoding glycosyl transferase has translation MYSSSFSSNLQQLLKSLKLGAIAYRLYYAPRNAARSSLRKGLWNTVVDAQAQRRMEQAAYQLPTIPSDTSLPALEVHFLTGKKFWYQTCFCAVSLAQQTELPIRPVIYDDGSLQKCYQEAIQRIFPNVKIFLKPELDVLIEEYLPQHRFPYLRDRRQYYPNIRKLTDVHLGNHGWKLVLDSDMLFFRPPTLLLNWLQAPQAPCYMVDTETSYGYPKPLMEALVQTEIPDRVNVGICGLNSDEIDWEQLEFWCKTMIEQQGTHYYQEQALIAMLMAGKPCVIAPVENYIVMPNQEETIHPQAILHHYVADSKPWYFRYGWRHIQKGDRIQA, from the coding sequence ATGTACTCCAGTTCATTCAGCAGCAATCTCCAGCAACTTCTCAAATCTCTGAAACTGGGCGCGATCGCCTATCGTCTTTACTACGCTCCCAGAAATGCTGCCCGATCGAGTTTGCGGAAGGGATTGTGGAATACGGTTGTGGATGCCCAGGCACAGCGACGAATGGAACAGGCAGCCTATCAACTCCCTACCATCCCATCTGACACCTCCCTTCCCGCACTCGAAGTTCACTTTCTAACGGGTAAAAAATTCTGGTATCAAACCTGCTTCTGTGCAGTTTCATTGGCACAGCAAACCGAATTACCAATCCGTCCCGTGATCTATGACGATGGATCACTGCAAAAATGTTACCAGGAAGCCATTCAACGCATCTTCCCAAATGTCAAAATCTTTCTCAAACCTGAGTTAGATGTACTGATTGAGGAATATCTGCCGCAACATCGGTTTCCTTATCTGCGTGATCGCCGCCAGTATTATCCCAATATTCGCAAGCTCACCGATGTTCATCTTGGCAATCATGGTTGGAAACTGGTACTCGACTCTGACATGCTATTTTTTCGCCCACCAACTCTGTTGCTGAATTGGCTCCAGGCTCCCCAGGCTCCCTGCTATATGGTAGACACCGAGACTTCCTACGGCTATCCCAAACCCTTGATGGAGGCACTGGTACAAACAGAGATCCCCGATCGAGTCAACGTCGGGATTTGTGGTCTCAATAGTGACGAGATTGATTGGGAACAGCTTGAATTTTGGTGCAAAACCATGATCGAGCAGCAGGGAACCCACTACTACCAGGAACAGGCACTCATTGCCATGCTAATGGCAGGCAAACCCTGTGTGATTGCCCCTGTAGAAAACTACATCGTCATGCCAAATCAGGAGGAAACCATCCATCCTCAGGCGATCCTGCATCATTACGTTGCCGATTCTAAACCCTGGTATTTCCGCTATGGTTGGCGGCATATTCAAAAGGGCGATCGCATTCAGGCTTAG
- a CDS encoding class I SAM-dependent methyltransferase, which produces MHLAFLLKKVVERYQHLILGRHPNNTIFSFNYHNVRHINRFLWATRNQLPGNALTLVDVGAGKSPYYPIFAELVEDYIAIDSIESLPQNEVRPIKQMVGFAEKLSIPEVSADIILSNAGT; this is translated from the coding sequence ATGCATCTCGCTTTTCTACTCAAAAAGGTCGTTGAACGATATCAACATTTGATTTTGGGAAGGCATCCCAACAATACAATCTTTTCGTTCAACTATCATAATGTGCGCCATATCAATCGATTTCTTTGGGCAACCAGAAATCAACTGCCTGGAAATGCACTCACTTTAGTGGATGTCGGTGCAGGTAAAAGTCCTTACTATCCCATTTTTGCTGAACTAGTAGAGGACTACATTGCCATCGATTCGATCGAAAGTTTGCCTCAAAATGAAGTTCGACCCATTAAGCAAATGGTTGGATTTGCGGAAAAGCTTTCCATTCCTGAAGTTTCTGCTGACATTATTTTATCGAACGCAGGTACTTGA
- a CDS encoding acyltransferase, with product MQMVAIYNKSVLGIILNRLKPLQNLWRIIVFRSIGIEIASSCSIGTGVKGSPGFLKGNRGKIQIGEKTELSQGAILECWGGSILIEDNVFIGPYTVIYGQGGVRIGKDSLIAMHCRILSSTHAIPERNAPIRHQPNILQPTTIGEDVWLGGSVTVLGGVTIGNGCVVGAGAVVTKDLPPYSIAVGVPAKVVRTRL from the coding sequence ATGCAAATGGTTGCCATTTACAACAAATCAGTTTTAGGCATTATTTTGAATCGCCTTAAACCTTTACAGAATCTTTGGAGAATCATTGTCTTTAGAAGTATCGGGATTGAAATCGCCTCTTCTTGTAGCATTGGAACGGGTGTAAAAGGATCTCCAGGGTTTTTAAAGGGAAATAGAGGAAAAATTCAAATTGGTGAAAAAACAGAACTGTCTCAAGGGGCTATTTTAGAATGCTGGGGTGGCTCTATCCTGATTGAGGACAATGTTTTTATTGGACCGTATACCGTCATTTACGGACAAGGTGGTGTCAGGATTGGAAAAGATTCCTTAATCGCCATGCATTGCCGGATTCTATCTTCAACTCATGCGATTCCTGAAAGAAATGCTCCTATTCGTCATCAACCCAATATTTTGCAGCCAACCACCATTGGTGAAGATGTTTGGCTAGGAGGGTCCGTCACTGTTTTAGGTGGCGTCACGATCGGAAACGGGTGCGTTGTTGGTGCGGGTGCCGTAGTAACAAAAGATTTGCCTCCATACTCAATTGCGGTTGGCGTTCCTGCAAAAGTTGTGAGAACTCGCTTATGA
- a CDS encoding Uma2 family endonuclease, which translates to MLEPAFNELDIPLPPTQDELPCDDGIPMETYRHKLQMDLLVDSLNTWLVLEQGSGFVGGNMFVYFSPLQVKNHDYKGPDVFVVLDVPVGERKSWVVWDEGKAPDVVIELLSDSTRDRDKTDKKQIYQNRLRVPEYFWYDPFNPTDFAGFSLRPGGYQPISSTSDGWLISQQLGLALVRWQGRFREVDATWLRWATLTGEVLPTDQERAAAERQRAETEHQRAEAERQRAERLAEKLREMGVDPDQI; encoded by the coding sequence ATGCTGGAACCTGCATTCAACGAATTGGATATTCCATTGCCGCCCACCCAGGACGAATTACCCTGTGATGATGGTATTCCGATGGAAACCTACCGACACAAGCTGCAAATGGATTTGTTGGTGGATTCCTTGAACACCTGGTTGGTATTGGAGCAGGGCAGCGGTTTTGTGGGCGGCAATATGTTTGTCTACTTCAGCCCATTGCAGGTAAAGAATCACGACTATAAGGGGCCGGATGTATTTGTAGTGCTGGATGTACCCGTGGGAGAACGCAAAAGCTGGGTCGTTTGGGACGAAGGTAAAGCACCCGATGTGGTGATTGAGCTACTTTCAGATAGCACCCGCGATCGCGACAAGACCGATAAAAAGCAAATCTATCAGAATCGCCTGCGGGTACCAGAATACTTCTGGTATGACCCATTTAACCCAACTGACTTTGCCGGATTTAGTTTGCGACCAGGCGGCTATCAACCCATTTCCAGTACATCCGATGGCTGGCTCATCAGTCAGCAGTTGGGGTTGGCGCTGGTGCGCTGGCAGGGACGGTTCAGAGAGGTGGATGCCACCTGGCTACGCTGGGCAACGCTAACAGGTGAGGTCTTGCCAACTGACCAGGAACGGGCGGCGGCAGAACGGCAACGGGCTGAAACAGAACACCAACGAGCAGAAGCAGAACGGCAACGGGCAGAACGGTTGGCGGAAAAACTGCGCGAAATGGGTGTAGACCCGGACCAGATCTAA
- a CDS encoding ABC transporter ATP-binding protein, translated as MSDPIIQVENLSKQYILAHQQSERYVALRDVIAKRTKSLVKAANPFTQNSKLKTQNSSREEFWALKDVSFEINQGDRVGIIGRNGAGKSTLLKILSRITEPTTGSIRIKGRVASLLEVGTGFHPELTGRENIYLNGAILGMSKVEIQRKFDEIVAFAEVEKFLDTPVKRYSSGMYVRLAFAVAAHLEPEILVVDEVLAVGDAKFQKKCLGKMHEVSNQGRTILFVSHNSSAIVSLCNRGIVLEKGCLKSNTTTLEALSSYHSDINQSVFVGQSKANTPSILKVALDQKALDQGDLKINVHFNSPWILDPPLVGIVVYSIHGMPLFGTNTRIDSGFEPTKLKSGVATLFIKNLPLHPGSYKLSVWFGEKNQNYDVQTDALTFDYIASQALPEGLSPDVIGPFKVAASWSVSDTCH; from the coding sequence ATGAGCGATCCAATCATTCAGGTTGAAAATCTCAGCAAGCAATATATCCTTGCTCATCAGCAATCAGAGCGCTATGTCGCACTACGAGATGTGATTGCTAAGCGGACTAAATCATTGGTAAAGGCAGCTAATCCTTTCACTCAAAACTCAAAACTCAAAACTCAAAACTCTTCTAGAGAAGAGTTTTGGGCACTCAAGGATGTGTCATTCGAGATTAATCAGGGCGATCGGGTTGGCATTATTGGACGCAACGGTGCAGGCAAATCAACCCTGCTTAAAATCCTCAGCCGGATCACCGAACCCACCACGGGATCGATTCGGATTAAAGGGCGGGTTGCCAGTCTATTAGAAGTGGGAACAGGCTTCCACCCAGAGTTGACCGGACGGGAAAATATCTACCTGAATGGTGCCATTCTGGGGATGAGCAAAGTCGAAATTCAACGCAAGTTTGATGAAATCGTCGCCTTTGCAGAGGTCGAAAAGTTTCTAGACACCCCTGTGAAGCGCTACTCATCAGGAATGTACGTCCGCTTAGCGTTTGCCGTCGCAGCCCATTTGGAACCTGAAATATTGGTTGTAGATGAGGTGTTAGCTGTGGGAGATGCCAAATTTCAGAAGAAGTGTCTAGGCAAAATGCATGAAGTCAGTAATCAGGGAAGAACCATTCTTTTTGTTAGCCATAACAGTAGTGCGATCGTGAGTTTGTGTAATCGTGGCATCGTTTTGGAGAAAGGGTGCTTAAAATCAAACACAACAACTTTAGAAGCACTCAGTTCTTATCATTCTGATATCAATCAATCAGTCTTTGTTGGACAGTCCAAAGCAAATACTCCTTCTATTCTCAAAGTTGCCTTAGATCAGAAAGCTTTAGACCAAGGCGATCTCAAGATTAATGTTCATTTCAACTCTCCCTGGATACTAGATCCGCCACTTGTTGGGATTGTTGTTTATAGCATTCATGGCATGCCCTTATTTGGAACCAATACCCGAATTGACTCAGGATTTGAGCCTACAAAGTTGAAATCAGGAGTAGCAACACTATTTATTAAAAATCTTCCTTTGCATCCAGGCAGCTATAAGCTCTCTGTCTGGTTTGGAGAAAAAAATCAGAACTATGATGTTCAAACTGATGCTTTGACATTTGACTATATCGCTTCTCAAGCATTGCCTGAAGGCTTATCTCCGGATGTAATTGGTCCATTTAAGGTTGCTGCTTCCTGGAGTGTTTCAGATACCTGTCATTAG
- a CDS encoding methyltransferase domain-containing protein produces the protein MYRVLKPGGWCIGSVPHVSPVHLEPFDFRRYTDLGLKQLLEKAGFTDINIEGSGGVHSAAALMIAMDWVLTTRKDGEAQGFSSSRAVLLAPVIGLMNAIALLMDTILGNKHRTPANLCWIAKKPISE, from the coding sequence ATGTATCGCGTACTAAAACCAGGGGGTTGGTGCATTGGTTCTGTTCCCCACGTTAGCCCCGTACATCTTGAACCCTTTGATTTCCGACGATATACCGACCTGGGCTTAAAGCAACTGCTCGAAAAAGCTGGATTTACTGATATCAACATAGAAGGGAGCGGGGGCGTTCATTCCGCCGCTGCTTTAATGATTGCAATGGATTGGGTATTAACGACCCGAAAAGATGGGGAAGCCCAGGGCTTTTCGTCATCAAGAGCGGTTTTACTCGCACCCGTGATTGGTTTAATGAATGCGATCGCCCTGCTGATGGACACAATCTTGGGTAACAAGCATCGCACCCCTGCGAATTTGTGCTGGATCGCAAAGAAACCCATCTCTGAGTGA
- a CDS encoding glycosyltransferase — MMPQLSVVIPTYKPNRVRLERTLEGLQQQTFNFDQWELLIIDNATPDIHYLSSFDTSWHPQAVVIRENCLGLTRARLTGIQASRGEYIVFVDDDNVLHPDYLKNAVEIFQNNSEIGVIGGKSLPEFESLPETWTREFDVCLALRDFGDEVRTYSFCKQDGSGKSHPEFAPIGAGMGLRKVAAQFYADLLQSDSTRQAFDRTGRSLQSGGDCDINLTLLEAGWEIGYFPQLQLTHLIPAGRVTTEYLARVNYASSRSWIQVLDVHGIRPWQKIPGWTVLPRQIKAFFSYKPWSSPAAYIRWRAACGTFEGLGALPD, encoded by the coding sequence ATGATGCCTCAACTCTCTGTTGTCATTCCTACCTATAAACCCAACCGAGTTCGTTTAGAAAGAACCCTGGAAGGTCTCCAGCAGCAAACTTTTAATTTTGACCAGTGGGAACTTTTAATCATCGATAATGCTACACCTGATATTCACTATCTCTCCAGTTTTGATACCTCGTGGCACCCCCAAGCGGTTGTTATTCGAGAAAACTGTTTAGGATTGACGCGGGCACGTTTGACAGGGATTCAAGCCAGTCGGGGAGAATACATCGTTTTTGTGGATGATGATAATGTTTTGCACCCAGACTATTTGAAAAATGCAGTTGAAATCTTTCAAAACAATTCTGAGATAGGTGTGATTGGCGGCAAGTCACTACCAGAGTTTGAAAGTTTGCCAGAAACTTGGACCAGGGAATTTGATGTTTGTTTAGCATTAAGAGATTTCGGTGATGAGGTGAGAACCTATTCCTTTTGTAAGCAGGATGGTTCTGGCAAATCCCACCCTGAATTTGCTCCGATCGGTGCAGGGATGGGACTAAGAAAAGTAGCAGCCCAATTCTATGCTGACCTGTTGCAATCAGACAGCACTCGACAAGCGTTCGATCGCACAGGTCGGAGTTTGCAATCTGGAGGCGATTGTGACATCAACCTCACCCTTTTAGAAGCTGGTTGGGAAATTGGTTACTTTCCCCAATTGCAACTCACCCATTTGATTCCTGCCGGACGGGTCACCACAGAATACCTTGCCCGTGTGAACTACGCTTCATCTCGATCGTGGATACAGGTATTAGATGTGCATGGCATCCGTCCCTGGCAAAAAATTCCCGGTTGGACAGTTCTACCTAGACAGATTAAAGCATTTTTCAGTTACAAACCCTGGAGCAGTCCTGCTGCCTACATCCGTTGGAGAGCAGCGTGTGGAACATTTGAAGGTTTAGGGGCATTACCAGACTAG